From the genome of Homo sapiens chromosome 19 genomic scaffold, GRCh38.p14 alternate locus group ALT_REF_LOCI_7 HSCHR19LRC_PGF1_CTG3_1, one region includes:
- the LILRB4 gene encoding leukocyte immunoglobulin-like receptor subfamily B member 4 isoform 7 precursor (isoform 7 precursor is encoded by transcript variant 7; The RefSeq protein has 1 substitution compared to this genomic sequence) → MIPTFTALLCLGLSLGPRTHMQAGPLPKPTLWAEPGSVISWGNSVTIWCQGTLEAREYRLDKEESPAPWDRQNPLEPKNKARFSIPSMTEDYAGRYRCYYRSPVGWSQPSDPLELVMTGAYSKPTLSALPSPLVTSGKSVTLLCQSRSPMDTFLLIKERAAHPLLHLRSEHGAQQHQAEFPMSPVTSVHGGTYRCFSSHGFSHYLLSHPSDPLELIVSGSLEGPRPSPTRSVSTAGPEDQPLMPTGSVPHSGLRRHWEVLIGVLVVSILLLSLLLFLLLQHWRQGKHRTLAQRQADFQRPPGAAEPEPKDGGLQRRSSPAADVQGENFCAAVKNTQPEDGVEMDTRQSPHDEDPQAVTYAKVKHSRPRREMASPPSPLSGEFLDTKDRQAEEDRQMDTEAAASEAPQDVTYARLHSFTLRQKATEPPPSQEGASPAEPSVYATLAIH, encoded by the exons ATGATCCCCACCCTCACGGCTCTGCTCTGCCTCG GGCTGAGTCTGGGCCCCAGGACCCACATGCAGGCAG GGCCCCTCCCCAAACCCACCCTCTGGGCTGAGCCAGGCTCTGTGATCAGCTGGGGGAACTCTGTGACCATCTGGTGTCAGGGGACCCTGGAGGCTCGGGAGTACCGTCTGGATAAAGAGGAAAGCCCAGCACCCTGGGACAGACAGAACCCACTGGAGCCCAAGAACAAGGCCAGATTCTCCATCCCATCCATGACAGAGGACTATGCAGGGAGATACCGCTGTTACTATCGCAGCCCTGTAGGCTGGTCACAGCCCAGTGACCCCCTGGAGCTGGTGATGACAG GAGCCTACAGTAAACCCACCCTTTCAGCCCTGCCGAGTCCTCTTGTGACCTCAGGAAAGAGCGTGACCCTGCTGTGTCAGTCACGGAGCCCAATGGACACTTTTCTTCTGATCAAGGAGCGGGCAGCCCATCCCCTACTGCATCTGAGATCAGAGCACGGAGCTCAGCAGCACCAGGCTGAATTCCCCATGAGTCCTGTGACCTCAGTGCACGGGGGGACCTACAGGTGCTTCAGCTCACACGGCTTCTCCCACTACCTGCTGTCACACCCCAGTGACCCCCTGGAGCTCATAGTCTCAG GATCCTTGGAGGGTCCCAGGCCCTCACCCACAAGGTCCGTCTCAACAGCTG GCCCTGAGGACCAGCCCCTCATGCCTACAGGGTCAGTCCCCCACAGTG GTCTGAGAAGGCACTGGGAGGTACTGATCGGGGTCTTGGTGGTCTCCatcctgcttctctccctcctcctcttcctcctcctccaacactggcgTCAGGGAAAACACAGGACATTGG CCCAGAGACAGGCTGATTTCCAACGTCCTCCAGGGGCTGCCGAGCCAGAGCCCAAGGACGGGGGCCTACAGAGGAG GTCCAGCCCAGCTGCTGACGTCCAGGGAGAAAACTTCT GTGCTGCCGTGAAGAACACACAGCCTGAGGACGGGGTGGAAATGGACACTCGG CAGAGCCCACACGATGAAGACCCCCAGGCAGTGACGTATGCCAAGGTGAAACACTCCAGACCTAGGAGAGAAAtggcctctcctccctccccactgtcTGGGGAATTCCTGGACACAAAGGACAGACAGGCAGAAgaggacagacagatggacacTGAG GCTGCTGCATCTGAAGCCCCCCAGGATGTGACCTACGCCCGGCTGCACAGCTTTACCCTCAGACAGAAGGCAACTGAGCCTCCTCCATCCCAGGAAGGGGCCTCTCCAGCTGAGCCCAGTGTCTATGCCACTCTGGCCATCCACTAA
- the LILRB4 gene encoding leukocyte immunoglobulin-like receptor subfamily B member 4 isoform X22: protein MEQPHDEKDPASKRPHPVCLFVLPALRTHPSAQLGPLGGDAMIPTLTALLCLGLSLGPRTHMQAGPLPKPTLWAEPGSVISWGNSVTIWCQGTLEAREYRLDKEESPAPWDRQNPLEPKNKARFSIPSMTEDYAGRYRCYYRSPVGWSQPSDPLELVMTGAYSKPTLSALPSPLVTSGKSVTLLCQSRSPMDTFLLIKERAAHPLLHLRSEHGAQQHQAEFPMSPVTSVHGGTYRCFSSHGFSHYLLSHPSDPLELIVSGSLEGPRPSPTRSVSTAAGPEDQPLMPTGSVPHSGLRRHWEVLIGVLVVSILLLSLLLFLLLQHWRQGKHRTLAQRQADFQRPPGAAEPEPKDGGLQRRSSPAADVQGENFCAAVKNTQPEDGVEMDTRSPHDEDPQAVTYAKVKHSRPRREMASPPSPLSGEFLDTKDRQAEEDRQMDTEAAASEAPQDVTYARLHSFTLRQKATEPPPSQEGASPAEPSVYATLAIH from the exons ATGGAACAACCCCATGACGAGAAGGACCCAGCCTCCAAGCGGCCACACCCTGTGTGTCTCTTTGTCCTGCCGGCACTGAGGACTCATCCATCTGCACAGCTGGGGCCCCTGGGAGGAGACGCCATGATCCCCACCCTCACGGCTCTGCTCTGCCTCG GGCTGAGTCTGGGCCCCAGGACCCACATGCAGGCAG GGCCCCTCCCCAAACCCACCCTCTGGGCTGAGCCAGGCTCTGTGATCAGCTGGGGGAACTCTGTGACCATCTGGTGTCAGGGGACCCTGGAGGCTCGGGAGTACCGTCTGGATAAAGAGGAAAGCCCAGCACCCTGGGACAGACAGAACCCACTGGAGCCCAAGAACAAGGCCAGATTCTCCATCCCATCCATGACAGAGGACTATGCAGGGAGATACCGCTGTTACTATCGCAGCCCTGTAGGCTGGTCACAGCCCAGTGACCCCCTGGAGCTGGTGATGACAG GAGCCTACAGTAAACCCACCCTTTCAGCCCTGCCGAGTCCTCTTGTGACCTCAGGAAAGAGCGTGACCCTGCTGTGTCAGTCACGGAGCCCAATGGACACTTTTCTTCTGATCAAGGAGCGGGCAGCCCATCCCCTACTGCATCTGAGATCAGAGCACGGAGCTCAGCAGCACCAGGCTGAATTCCCCATGAGTCCTGTGACCTCAGTGCACGGGGGGACCTACAGGTGCTTCAGCTCACACGGCTTCTCCCACTACCTGCTGTCACACCCCAGTGACCCCCTGGAGCTCATAGTCTCAG GATCCTTGGAGGGTCCCAGGCCCTCACCCACAAGGTCCGTCTCAACAGCTG CAGGCCCTGAGGACCAGCCCCTCATGCCTACAGGGTCAGTCCCCCACAGTG GTCTGAGAAGGCACTGGGAGGTACTGATCGGGGTCTTGGTGGTCTCCatcctgcttctctccctcctcctcttcctcctcctccaacactggcgTCAGGGAAAACACAGGACATTGG CCCAGAGACAGGCTGATTTCCAACGTCCTCCAGGGGCTGCCGAGCCAGAGCCCAAGGACGGGGGCCTACAGAGGAG GTCCAGCCCAGCTGCTGACGTCCAGGGAGAAAACTTCT GTGCTGCCGTGAAGAACACACAGCCTGAGGACGGGGTGGAAATGGACACTCGG AGCCCACACGATGAAGACCCCCAGGCAGTGACGTATGCCAAGGTGAAACACTCCAGACCTAGGAGAGAAAtggcctctcctccctccccactgtcTGGGGAATTCCTGGACACAAAGGACAGACAGGCAGAAgaggacagacagatggacacTGAG GCTGCTGCATCTGAAGCCCCCCAGGATGTGACCTACGCCCGGCTGCACAGCTTTACCCTCAGACAGAAGGCAACTGAGCCTCCTCCATCCCAGGAAGGGGCCTCTCCAGCTGAGCCCAGTGTCTATGCCACTCTGGCCATCCACTAA
- the LILRB4 gene encoding leukocyte immunoglobulin-like receptor subfamily B member 4 isoform X26, protein MEQPHDEKDPASKRPHPVCLFVLPALRTHPSAQLGPLGGDAMIPTLTALLCLGPLPKPTLWAEPGSVISWGNSVTIWCQGTLEAREYRLDKEESPAPWDRQNPLEPKNKARFSIPSMTEDYAGRYRCYYRSPVGWSQPSDPLELVMTGAYSKPTLSALPSPLVTSGKSVTLLCQSRSPMDTFLLIKERAAHPLLHLRSEHGAQQHQAEFPMSPVTSVHGGTYRCFSSHGFSHYLLSHPSDPLELIVSGSLEGPRPSPTRSVSTAAGPEDQPLMPTGSVPHSGLRRHWEVLIGVLVVSILLLSLLLFLLLQHWRQGKHRTLAQRQADFQRPPGAAEPEPKDGGLQRRSSPAADVQGENFCAAVKNTQPEDGVEMDTRQSPHDEDPQAVTYAKVKHSRPRREMASPPSPLSGEFLDTKDRQAEEDRQMDTEAAASEAPQDVTYARLHSFTLRQKATEPPPSQEGASPAEPSVYATLAIH, encoded by the exons ATGGAACAACCCCATGACGAGAAGGACCCAGCCTCCAAGCGGCCACACCCTGTGTGTCTCTTTGTCCTGCCGGCACTGAGGACTCATCCATCTGCACAGCTGGGGCCCCTGGGAGGAGACGCCATGATCCCCACCCTCACGGCTCTGCTCTGCCTCG GGCCCCTCCCCAAACCCACCCTCTGGGCTGAGCCAGGCTCTGTGATCAGCTGGGGGAACTCTGTGACCATCTGGTGTCAGGGGACCCTGGAGGCTCGGGAGTACCGTCTGGATAAAGAGGAAAGCCCAGCACCCTGGGACAGACAGAACCCACTGGAGCCCAAGAACAAGGCCAGATTCTCCATCCCATCCATGACAGAGGACTATGCAGGGAGATACCGCTGTTACTATCGCAGCCCTGTAGGCTGGTCACAGCCCAGTGACCCCCTGGAGCTGGTGATGACAG GAGCCTACAGTAAACCCACCCTTTCAGCCCTGCCGAGTCCTCTTGTGACCTCAGGAAAGAGCGTGACCCTGCTGTGTCAGTCACGGAGCCCAATGGACACTTTTCTTCTGATCAAGGAGCGGGCAGCCCATCCCCTACTGCATCTGAGATCAGAGCACGGAGCTCAGCAGCACCAGGCTGAATTCCCCATGAGTCCTGTGACCTCAGTGCACGGGGGGACCTACAGGTGCTTCAGCTCACACGGCTTCTCCCACTACCTGCTGTCACACCCCAGTGACCCCCTGGAGCTCATAGTCTCAG GATCCTTGGAGGGTCCCAGGCCCTCACCCACAAGGTCCGTCTCAACAGCTG CAGGCCCTGAGGACCAGCCCCTCATGCCTACAGGGTCAGTCCCCCACAGTG GTCTGAGAAGGCACTGGGAGGTACTGATCGGGGTCTTGGTGGTCTCCatcctgcttctctccctcctcctcttcctcctcctccaacactggcgTCAGGGAAAACACAGGACATTGG CCCAGAGACAGGCTGATTTCCAACGTCCTCCAGGGGCTGCCGAGCCAGAGCCCAAGGACGGGGGCCTACAGAGGAG GTCCAGCCCAGCTGCTGACGTCCAGGGAGAAAACTTCT GTGCTGCCGTGAAGAACACACAGCCTGAGGACGGGGTGGAAATGGACACTCGG CAGAGCCCACACGATGAAGACCCCCAGGCAGTGACGTATGCCAAGGTGAAACACTCCAGACCTAGGAGAGAAAtggcctctcctccctccccactgtcTGGGGAATTCCTGGACACAAAGGACAGACAGGCAGAAgaggacagacagatggacacTGAG GCTGCTGCATCTGAAGCCCCCCAGGATGTGACCTACGCCCGGCTGCACAGCTTTACCCTCAGACAGAAGGCAACTGAGCCTCCTCCATCCCAGGAAGGGGCCTCTCCAGCTGAGCCCAGTGTCTATGCCACTCTGGCCATCCACTAA
- the LILRB4 gene encoding leukocyte immunoglobulin-like receptor subfamily B member 4 isoform X23: MEQPHDEKDPASKRPHPVCLFVLPALRTHPSAQLGPLGGDAMIPTLTALLCLGLSLGPRTHMQAGPLPKPTLWAEPGSVISWGNSVTIWCQGTLEAREYRLDKEESPAPWDRQNPLEPKNKARFSIPSMTEDYAGRYRCYYRSPVGWSQPSDPLELVMTGAYSKPTLSALPSPLVTSGKSVTLLCQSRSPMDTFLLIKERAAHPLLHLRSEHGAQQHQAEFPMSPVTSVHGGTYRCFSSHGFSHYLLSHPSDPLELIVSGSLEGPRPSPTRSVSTAGPEDQPLMPTGSVPHSGLRRHWEVLIGVLVVSILLLSLLLFLLLQHWRQGKHRTLAQRQADFQRPPGAAEPEPKDGGLQRRSSPAADVQGENFCAAVKNTQPEDGVEMDTRQSPHDEDPQAVTYAKVKHSRPRREMASPPSPLSGEFLDTKDRQAEEDRQMDTEAAASEAPQDVTYARLHSFTLRQKATEPPPSQEGASPAEPSVYATLAIH, from the exons ATGGAACAACCCCATGACGAGAAGGACCCAGCCTCCAAGCGGCCACACCCTGTGTGTCTCTTTGTCCTGCCGGCACTGAGGACTCATCCATCTGCACAGCTGGGGCCCCTGGGAGGAGACGCCATGATCCCCACCCTCACGGCTCTGCTCTGCCTCG GGCTGAGTCTGGGCCCCAGGACCCACATGCAGGCAG GGCCCCTCCCCAAACCCACCCTCTGGGCTGAGCCAGGCTCTGTGATCAGCTGGGGGAACTCTGTGACCATCTGGTGTCAGGGGACCCTGGAGGCTCGGGAGTACCGTCTGGATAAAGAGGAAAGCCCAGCACCCTGGGACAGACAGAACCCACTGGAGCCCAAGAACAAGGCCAGATTCTCCATCCCATCCATGACAGAGGACTATGCAGGGAGATACCGCTGTTACTATCGCAGCCCTGTAGGCTGGTCACAGCCCAGTGACCCCCTGGAGCTGGTGATGACAG GAGCCTACAGTAAACCCACCCTTTCAGCCCTGCCGAGTCCTCTTGTGACCTCAGGAAAGAGCGTGACCCTGCTGTGTCAGTCACGGAGCCCAATGGACACTTTTCTTCTGATCAAGGAGCGGGCAGCCCATCCCCTACTGCATCTGAGATCAGAGCACGGAGCTCAGCAGCACCAGGCTGAATTCCCCATGAGTCCTGTGACCTCAGTGCACGGGGGGACCTACAGGTGCTTCAGCTCACACGGCTTCTCCCACTACCTGCTGTCACACCCCAGTGACCCCCTGGAGCTCATAGTCTCAG GATCCTTGGAGGGTCCCAGGCCCTCACCCACAAGGTCCGTCTCAACAGCTG GCCCTGAGGACCAGCCCCTCATGCCTACAGGGTCAGTCCCCCACAGTG GTCTGAGAAGGCACTGGGAGGTACTGATCGGGGTCTTGGTGGTCTCCatcctgcttctctccctcctcctcttcctcctcctccaacactggcgTCAGGGAAAACACAGGACATTGG CCCAGAGACAGGCTGATTTCCAACGTCCTCCAGGGGCTGCCGAGCCAGAGCCCAAGGACGGGGGCCTACAGAGGAG GTCCAGCCCAGCTGCTGACGTCCAGGGAGAAAACTTCT GTGCTGCCGTGAAGAACACACAGCCTGAGGACGGGGTGGAAATGGACACTCGG CAGAGCCCACACGATGAAGACCCCCAGGCAGTGACGTATGCCAAGGTGAAACACTCCAGACCTAGGAGAGAAAtggcctctcctccctccccactgtcTGGGGAATTCCTGGACACAAAGGACAGACAGGCAGAAgaggacagacagatggacacTGAG GCTGCTGCATCTGAAGCCCCCCAGGATGTGACCTACGCCCGGCTGCACAGCTTTACCCTCAGACAGAAGGCAACTGAGCCTCCTCCATCCCAGGAAGGGGCCTCTCCAGCTGAGCCCAGTGTCTATGCCACTCTGGCCATCCACTAA
- the LILRB4 gene encoding leukocyte immunoglobulin-like receptor subfamily B member 4 isoform X24 — MEQPHDEKDPASKRPHPVCLFVLPALRTHPSAQLGPLGGDAMIPTLTALLCLGLSLGPRTHMQAGPLPKPTLWAEPGSVISWGNSVTIWCQGTLEAREYRLDKEESPAPWDRQNPLEPKNKARFSIPSMTEDYAGRYRCYYRSPVGWSQPSDPLELVMTGAYSKPTLSALPSPLVTSGKSVTLLCQSRSPMDTFLLIKERAAHPLLHLRSEHGAQQHQAEFPMSPVTSVHGGTYRCFSSHGFSHYLLSHPSDPLELIVSGSLEGPRPSPTRSVSTAGPEDQPLMPTGSVPHSGLRRHWEVLIGVLVVSILLLSLLLFLLLQHWRQGKHRTLAQRQADFQRPPGAAEPEPKDGGLQRRSSPAADVQGENFCAAVKNTQPEDGVEMDTRSPHDEDPQAVTYAKVKHSRPRREMASPPSPLSGEFLDTKDRQAEEDRQMDTEAAASEAPQDVTYARLHSFTLRQKATEPPPSQEGASPAEPSVYATLAIH; from the exons ATGGAACAACCCCATGACGAGAAGGACCCAGCCTCCAAGCGGCCACACCCTGTGTGTCTCTTTGTCCTGCCGGCACTGAGGACTCATCCATCTGCACAGCTGGGGCCCCTGGGAGGAGACGCCATGATCCCCACCCTCACGGCTCTGCTCTGCCTCG GGCTGAGTCTGGGCCCCAGGACCCACATGCAGGCAG GGCCCCTCCCCAAACCCACCCTCTGGGCTGAGCCAGGCTCTGTGATCAGCTGGGGGAACTCTGTGACCATCTGGTGTCAGGGGACCCTGGAGGCTCGGGAGTACCGTCTGGATAAAGAGGAAAGCCCAGCACCCTGGGACAGACAGAACCCACTGGAGCCCAAGAACAAGGCCAGATTCTCCATCCCATCCATGACAGAGGACTATGCAGGGAGATACCGCTGTTACTATCGCAGCCCTGTAGGCTGGTCACAGCCCAGTGACCCCCTGGAGCTGGTGATGACAG GAGCCTACAGTAAACCCACCCTTTCAGCCCTGCCGAGTCCTCTTGTGACCTCAGGAAAGAGCGTGACCCTGCTGTGTCAGTCACGGAGCCCAATGGACACTTTTCTTCTGATCAAGGAGCGGGCAGCCCATCCCCTACTGCATCTGAGATCAGAGCACGGAGCTCAGCAGCACCAGGCTGAATTCCCCATGAGTCCTGTGACCTCAGTGCACGGGGGGACCTACAGGTGCTTCAGCTCACACGGCTTCTCCCACTACCTGCTGTCACACCCCAGTGACCCCCTGGAGCTCATAGTCTCAG GATCCTTGGAGGGTCCCAGGCCCTCACCCACAAGGTCCGTCTCAACAGCTG GCCCTGAGGACCAGCCCCTCATGCCTACAGGGTCAGTCCCCCACAGTG GTCTGAGAAGGCACTGGGAGGTACTGATCGGGGTCTTGGTGGTCTCCatcctgcttctctccctcctcctcttcctcctcctccaacactggcgTCAGGGAAAACACAGGACATTGG CCCAGAGACAGGCTGATTTCCAACGTCCTCCAGGGGCTGCCGAGCCAGAGCCCAAGGACGGGGGCCTACAGAGGAG GTCCAGCCCAGCTGCTGACGTCCAGGGAGAAAACTTCT GTGCTGCCGTGAAGAACACACAGCCTGAGGACGGGGTGGAAATGGACACTCGG AGCCCACACGATGAAGACCCCCAGGCAGTGACGTATGCCAAGGTGAAACACTCCAGACCTAGGAGAGAAAtggcctctcctccctccccactgtcTGGGGAATTCCTGGACACAAAGGACAGACAGGCAGAAgaggacagacagatggacacTGAG GCTGCTGCATCTGAAGCCCCCCAGGATGTGACCTACGCCCGGCTGCACAGCTTTACCCTCAGACAGAAGGCAACTGAGCCTCCTCCATCCCAGGAAGGGGCCTCTCCAGCTGAGCCCAGTGTCTATGCCACTCTGGCCATCCACTAA
- the LILRB4 gene encoding leukocyte immunoglobulin-like receptor subfamily B member 4 isoform 4 precursor (isoform 4 precursor is encoded by transcript variant 4; The RefSeq protein has 1 substitution compared to this genomic sequence): protein MIPTFTALLCLGPLPKPTLWAEPGSVISWGNSVTIWCQGTLEAREYRLDKEESPAPWDRQNPLEPKNKARFSIPSMTEDYAGRYRCYYRSPVGWSQPSDPLELVMTGAYSKPTLSALPSPLVTSGKSVTLLCQSRSPMDTFLLIKERAAHPLLHLRSEHGAQQHQAEFPMSPVTSVHGGTYRCFSSHGFSHYLLSHPSDPLELIVSGSLEGPRPSPTRSVSTAAGPEDQPLMPTGSVPHSGLRRHWEVLIGVLVVSILLLSLLLFLLLQHWRQGKHRTLAQRQADFQRPPGAAEPEPKDGGLQRRSSPAADVQGENFSGAAVKNTQPEDGVEMDTRQSPHDEDPQAVTYAKVKHSRPRREMASPPSPLSGEFLDTKDRQAEEDRQMDTEAAASEAPQDVTYARLHSFTLRQKATEPPPSQEGASPAEPSVYATLAIH from the exons ATGATCCCCACCCTCACGGCTCTGCTCTGCCTCG GGCCCCTCCCCAAACCCACCCTCTGGGCTGAGCCAGGCTCTGTGATCAGCTGGGGGAACTCTGTGACCATCTGGTGTCAGGGGACCCTGGAGGCTCGGGAGTACCGTCTGGATAAAGAGGAAAGCCCAGCACCCTGGGACAGACAGAACCCACTGGAGCCCAAGAACAAGGCCAGATTCTCCATCCCATCCATGACAGAGGACTATGCAGGGAGATACCGCTGTTACTATCGCAGCCCTGTAGGCTGGTCACAGCCCAGTGACCCCCTGGAGCTGGTGATGACAG GAGCCTACAGTAAACCCACCCTTTCAGCCCTGCCGAGTCCTCTTGTGACCTCAGGAAAGAGCGTGACCCTGCTGTGTCAGTCACGGAGCCCAATGGACACTTTTCTTCTGATCAAGGAGCGGGCAGCCCATCCCCTACTGCATCTGAGATCAGAGCACGGAGCTCAGCAGCACCAGGCTGAATTCCCCATGAGTCCTGTGACCTCAGTGCACGGGGGGACCTACAGGTGCTTCAGCTCACACGGCTTCTCCCACTACCTGCTGTCACACCCCAGTGACCCCCTGGAGCTCATAGTCTCAG GATCCTTGGAGGGTCCCAGGCCCTCACCCACAAGGTCCGTCTCAACAGCTG CAGGCCCTGAGGACCAGCCCCTCATGCCTACAGGGTCAGTCCCCCACAGTG GTCTGAGAAGGCACTGGGAGGTACTGATCGGGGTCTTGGTGGTCTCCatcctgcttctctccctcctcctcttcctcctcctccaacactggcgTCAGGGAAAACACAGGACATTGG CCCAGAGACAGGCTGATTTCCAACGTCCTCCAGGGGCTGCCGAGCCAGAGCCCAAGGACGGGGGCCTACAGAGGAG GTCCAGCCCAGCTGCTGACGTCCAGGGAGAAAACTTCT CAGGTGCTGCCGTGAAGAACACACAGCCTGAGGACGGGGTGGAAATGGACACTCGG CAGAGCCCACACGATGAAGACCCCCAGGCAGTGACGTATGCCAAGGTGAAACACTCCAGACCTAGGAGAGAAAtggcctctcctccctccccactgtcTGGGGAATTCCTGGACACAAAGGACAGACAGGCAGAAgaggacagacagatggacacTGAG GCTGCTGCATCTGAAGCCCCCCAGGATGTGACCTACGCCCGGCTGCACAGCTTTACCCTCAGACAGAAGGCAACTGAGCCTCCTCCATCCCAGGAAGGGGCCTCTCCAGCTGAGCCCAGTGTCTATGCCACTCTGGCCATCCACTAA
- the LILRB4 gene encoding leukocyte immunoglobulin-like receptor subfamily B member 4 isoform 12 precursor (isoform 12 precursor is encoded by transcript variant 12; The RefSeq protein has 1 substitution compared to this genomic sequence): MIPTFTALLCLGLSLGPRTHMQAGPLPKPTLWAEPGSVISWGNSVTIWCQGTLEAREYRLDKEESPAPWDRQNPLEPKNKARFSIPSMTEDYAGRYRCYYRSPVGWSQPSDPLELVMTGAYSKPTLSALPSPLVTSGKSVTLLCQSRSPMDTFLLIKERAAHPLLHLRSEHGAQQHQAEFPMSPVTSVHGGTYRCFSSHGFSHYLLSHPSDPLELIVSGSLEGPRPSPTRSVSTAAGPEDQPLMPTGSVPHSGLRRHWEVLIGVLVVSILLLSLLLFLLLQHWRQGKHRTLAQRQADFQRPPGAAEPEPKDGGLQRRSSPAADVQGENFCAAVKNTQPEDGVEMDTRAAASEAPQDVTYARLHSFTLRQKATEPPPSQEGASPAEPSVYATLAIH; this comes from the exons ATGATCCCCACCCTCACGGCTCTGCTCTGCCTCG GGCTGAGTCTGGGCCCCAGGACCCACATGCAGGCAG GGCCCCTCCCCAAACCCACCCTCTGGGCTGAGCCAGGCTCTGTGATCAGCTGGGGGAACTCTGTGACCATCTGGTGTCAGGGGACCCTGGAGGCTCGGGAGTACCGTCTGGATAAAGAGGAAAGCCCAGCACCCTGGGACAGACAGAACCCACTGGAGCCCAAGAACAAGGCCAGATTCTCCATCCCATCCATGACAGAGGACTATGCAGGGAGATACCGCTGTTACTATCGCAGCCCTGTAGGCTGGTCACAGCCCAGTGACCCCCTGGAGCTGGTGATGACAG GAGCCTACAGTAAACCCACCCTTTCAGCCCTGCCGAGTCCTCTTGTGACCTCAGGAAAGAGCGTGACCCTGCTGTGTCAGTCACGGAGCCCAATGGACACTTTTCTTCTGATCAAGGAGCGGGCAGCCCATCCCCTACTGCATCTGAGATCAGAGCACGGAGCTCAGCAGCACCAGGCTGAATTCCCCATGAGTCCTGTGACCTCAGTGCACGGGGGGACCTACAGGTGCTTCAGCTCACACGGCTTCTCCCACTACCTGCTGTCACACCCCAGTGACCCCCTGGAGCTCATAGTCTCAG GATCCTTGGAGGGTCCCAGGCCCTCACCCACAAGGTCCGTCTCAACAGCTG CAGGCCCTGAGGACCAGCCCCTCATGCCTACAGGGTCAGTCCCCCACAGTG GTCTGAGAAGGCACTGGGAGGTACTGATCGGGGTCTTGGTGGTCTCCatcctgcttctctccctcctcctcttcctcctcctccaacactggcgTCAGGGAAAACACAGGACATTGG CCCAGAGACAGGCTGATTTCCAACGTCCTCCAGGGGCTGCCGAGCCAGAGCCCAAGGACGGGGGCCTACAGAGGAG GTCCAGCCCAGCTGCTGACGTCCAGGGAGAAAACTTCT GTGCTGCCGTGAAGAACACACAGCCTGAGGACGGGGTGGAAATGGACACTCGG GCTGCTGCATCTGAAGCCCCCCAGGATGTGACCTACGCCCGGCTGCACAGCTTTACCCTCAGACAGAAGGCAACTGAGCCTCCTCCATCCCAGGAAGGGGCCTCTCCAGCTGAGCCCAGTGTCTATGCCACTCTGGCCATCCACTAA